The following coding sequences lie in one Rissa tridactyla isolate bRisTri1 chromosome Z, bRisTri1.patW.cur.20221130, whole genome shotgun sequence genomic window:
- the SIGMAR1 gene encoding sigma non-opioid intracellular receptor 1 isoform X1, translating to MGAAGRRALRAGLALGALALVLQGLRGWLASKRYEFSPAEIAQLARHHAGLDHELAFSKIIVELRKKHPGHILPDEDLQWVFVNAGGWMGSMCLLHASLTEYVLLFGTAVDTGGHSGRYWADISDTVISGTFRQWKEGTTRSEIYYPGDTIVHQAGEATSVQWSAGTWMVEYGRGFIPSTLAFALADTLFSTQDFITLFYTLRVYAKGLLLEANAFFSTWGC from the exons atgggGGCGGCGGGCCGGCGGGCGCTGCGGGCCGGGCTGGCGCTGGGAGCCCTGGCGTTggtgctgcaggggctgcggggatggCTGGCTTCCAAGCGGTACGAGTTCAGCCCCGCCGAGATCGCCCAGCTCGCCCGGCACCACGCGG GGCTGGACCATGAGCTGGCTTTCTCCAAGATCATCGTGGAGCTACGGAAGAAGCACCCAGGCCACATCCTGCCAGACGAGGACCTGCAGTGGGTGTTCGTGAATGCAGGCGGGTGGATGGGCTCTATGTGCCTCCTGCACGCCTCGCTCACTGAGTATGtgctgctctttgggacagcCGTCGACACTGGGGGCCACTCAG GTCGGTACTGGGCAGATATCTCCGACACCGTCATCTCGGGTACCTTCCGGCAGTGGAAGGAGGGGACCACCAGAAGTGAGATCTACTATCCAG GGGACACCATCGTGCACCAGGCGGGAGAGGCCACGTCGGTGCAGTGGAGCGCGGGCACCTGGATGGTGGAGTACGGCCGGGGCTTCATCCCCTCCACGCTTGCCTTCGCCCTGGCCGACACCCTCTTCAGCACTCAGGACTTCATCACCCTCTTCTACACCCTTCGCGTCTATGCCAAGGGCCTGCTCCTGGAAGCCAATGCCTTCTtcagcacctggggctgctgA
- the GALT gene encoding galactose-1-phosphate uridylyltransferase, whose amino-acid sequence MEASPAGEEEKKKKKKKKKKKKKKEEEEEGGGGSFRTSEHQHARYNPLRDDWVLVSAHRVKRPWQGQLEKPPPEDVPRWDPHNPLCPGATRANGEVNPQYEGTFVFPNDFPALQPDAPEPGDSDHPLFRAAAARGVCKVMCFHPWSDLTLPLMSLVEIRAVIDAWAELAAELGASYPWVQIFENKGAMMGCSNPHPHCQVWASSFLPNEARLEDRTQRQHLSQHGVPMLLEYAEQEACRKERLVVENTDWLVVVPYWATWPYQTLLLPRRHVCRLQDLCDSERDSLASIMQRLLIKYDNLFEVSFPYSMGWHGAPTGPYLEEDCGHWQLHAHYYPPLLRSATVRKFMVGYEMLAQAQRDLTPEQAAERLRSLPEVHYKQRSKEV is encoded by the exons ATGGAGGCGTCgccggcgggggaggaggagaagaagaagaagaagaagaagaaaaagaagaagaagaagaaggaggaggaggaggaggggggaggaggcagCTTCCGCACCAGCG AGCACCAGCACGCTCGCTACAACCCGCTGCGAGACGACTGGGTGCTGGTGTCGGCCCACCGGGTGAAGCgcccctggcaggggcagctggagaagcCGCCCCCCGAGGATGTGCCCCGCTGGGACCCCCACAACCCCCTCTGCCCCGGGGCCACCCGGGCCAACGGCGAG GTGAACCCGCAGTACGAGGGCACCTTTGTCTTCCCAAATGACTTCCCCGCGCTGCAGCCCGATGCTCCCGAGCCTG GTGACAGCGATCACCCCTTGTTTCGAGCTGCAGCAGCGCGGGGTGTGTG CAAGGTGATGTGCTTCCACCCCTGGTCAGACCTGACGCTGCCCCTCATGTCCCTGGTGGAGATCCGGGCTGTCATCGATGCGTGGGCAGAGCTGGCGGCTGAGCTGGGTGCTTCCTACCCCTGGGTGCAG ATCTTCGAGAACAAGGGAGCGATGATGGGCTGCTCCAACCCGCACCCCCACTGCCAG GTGTGGGCCAGCAGCTTCCTCCCGAACGAGGCACGCCTGGAGGACCGGACCCAGCGGCAGCACCTGAGCCAGCATGGTGTACCCATGCTGCTGGAGTACGCCGAGCAGGAGGCATGCCGGAAG GAGCGGCTGGTGGTGGAAAACACGGACTGGCTAGTTGTGGTGCCGTACTGGGCCACCTGGCCCTACCAGACCCTGCTGCTGCCTCGCCGCCATGTCTGCCGCCTCCAGGACCTCTGTGACAGTGAGAGGGACA GCCTGGCCTCCATCATGCAGAGGCTGCTCATCAAGTACGACAACCTCTTTGAAGTCTCCTTCCCCTACTCCATGGGCTGGCACG GAGCCCCCACGGGCCCCTACCTGGAGGAGGACTGCGGGCACTGGCAGCTCCATGCCCACTACTACCCCCCACTGCTCCGCTCTGCCACTGTCCGCAAGTTCATGGTGGGCTATGAGATGCTGGCGCAGGCGCAGCGGGACCTCACCCCGGAGCAG GCAGCTGAGCGTCTGAGGAGCCTTCCCGAGGTGCACTACAAGCAGAGGTCCAAGGAGGTGTGA
- the SIGMAR1 gene encoding sigma non-opioid intracellular receptor 1 isoform X2, whose protein sequence is MQAGGWALCASCTPRSLSRYWADISDTVISGTFRQWKEGTTRSEIYYPGDTIVHQAGEATSVQWSAGTWMVEYGRGFIPSTLAFALADTLFSTQDFITLFYTLRVYAKGLLLEANAFFSTWGC, encoded by the exons ATGCAGGCGGGTGGATGGGCTCTATGTGCCTCCTGCACGCCTCGCTCACTGA GTCGGTACTGGGCAGATATCTCCGACACCGTCATCTCGGGTACCTTCCGGCAGTGGAAGGAGGGGACCACCAGAAGTGAGATCTACTATCCAG GGGACACCATCGTGCACCAGGCGGGAGAGGCCACGTCGGTGCAGTGGAGCGCGGGCACCTGGATGGTGGAGTACGGCCGGGGCTTCATCCCCTCCACGCTTGCCTTCGCCCTGGCCGACACCCTCTTCAGCACTCAGGACTTCATCACCCTCTTCTACACCCTTCGCGTCTATGCCAAGGGCCTGCTCCTGGAAGCCAATGCCTTCTtcagcacctggggctgctgA